Proteins co-encoded in one Arthrobacter globiformis genomic window:
- a CDS encoding CBS domain-containing protein: MTTAREIMTGGVECIGENETLEAAARKMKELDVGALPICGEDNRLKGMITDRDIVIKCFAEGGDPRTAKAGDFGQGKPVTIGADDSIEDAIRTMGEHQVRRLPVIDGHDLIGMLSQADIARNYPEDRVGELVELISFY; the protein is encoded by the coding sequence ATGACAACTGCACGTGAAATCATGACCGGCGGCGTTGAATGCATCGGCGAGAACGAGACGCTGGAAGCAGCCGCCCGGAAAATGAAAGAGCTGGACGTGGGCGCCCTGCCAATATGCGGAGAGGACAACCGCCTCAAGGGCATGATCACCGACCGTGACATCGTGATCAAATGCTTCGCCGAAGGAGGAGACCCACGCACAGCCAAGGCCGGGGATTTCGGCCAGGGCAAACCGGTGACCATCGGTGCCGACGACTCCATAGAAGACGCAATCAGGACCATGGGGGAGCACCAGGTGCGCAGGCTGCCGGTCATTGACGGCCACGACCTGATTGGCATGCTCAGCCAGGCAGACATCGCCCGGAACTACCCCGAGGACAGGGTCGGAGAGCTCGTCGAGCTCATCTCCTTCTACTGA